In the genome of Megalops cyprinoides isolate fMegCyp1 chromosome 7, fMegCyp1.pri, whole genome shotgun sequence, one region contains:
- the LOC118780254 gene encoding odorant receptor 131-2-like, with the protein MNSSTAPFPVTAGLLSITVKEPFDSAFTKNFIVVVLGCSINYINSVLVFTFFKHHEFRNNPRYMLYIHLVCNDILQLSVSVILHVAVYTWPQMNASLCAALLLIASFTSMNTPLNLAGMAVERHIAICNPLRHTQICTVRRTYILITLIWGVGAIPGLADLVLALLYKPLTFFHTNLMCYIEAVFNSPQTAVKNNVSLPLYMSFVWLTLIYTYLRVLLTAKSASTDPVSARKARNTILLHGAQLLLCMLAYISPTVNVELLSLFPKYRSHVLFMTYLISHIMPRVLSPLIYGIRDEKFWKHLKDYWLCADHRRKVTPEAFMTKK; encoded by the coding sequence ATGAACTCCTCTACTGCTCCGTTTCCGGTGACTGCAGGGCTGCTCTCCATAACTGTCAAAGAGCCGTTTGACTCCGCCTTCACCAAGAACTTCATTGTGGTGGTGCTGGGCTGTTCCATTAACTACATCAACAGCGTGCTCGTGTTCACGTTTTTCAAACACCACGAGTTCAGGAACAACCCCAGGTACATGCTGTACATACACCTGGTGTGCAACGACATCCTGCAGCTCTCCGTTTCGGTCATCCTGCACGTGGCTGTCTACACCTGGCCACAGATGAACGCTTCTCTCTGTGCGGCCCTGCTGCTGATCGCCAGCTTCACCTCCATGAACACCCCTCTGAACCTGGCCGGCATGGCGGTCGAGCGCCATATTGCCATCTGCAACCCGCTGCGCCACACGCAGATCTGCACCGTGCGCAGAACCTACATCCTCATCACGCTCATCTGGGGCGTGGGGGCCATTCCGGGGCTGGCCGACCTCGTCCTCGCCTTACTCTATAAGCCCCTGACCTTCTTCCACACCAATCTCATGTGTTATATTGAGGCCGTTTTTAACTCTCCCCAAACGGCAGTTAAGAATAATGTGAGTCTACCACTGTACATGTCCTTCGTGTGGCTGACGCTGATCTACACTTACCTCAGAGTCCTCCTGACAGCCAAATCCGCCAGCACCGACCCGGTTTCGGCCCGAAAGGCTCGGAACACCATCCTGCTCCACGGGgcccagctgctgctctgcaTGCTGGCCTACATCTCCCCCACCGTGAATGTGGAATTGCTGTCCCTTTTCCCAAAGTATCGCTCGCATGTGCTGTTTATGACATACCTGATATCACACATCATGCCCAGAGTTTTGAGCCCATTGATCTACGGCATCAGAGATGAGAAGTTTTGGAAACACCTGAAAGACTACTGGCTATGTGCAGACCATAGAAGAAAGGTCACTCCTGAGGcattcatgacaaaaaaatag